In Abyssisolibacter fermentans, the sequence TGTATAAACTAAAAACAATCCTAAAAGTATGAAAGTTATAAAAACAACCCCTACCCATATTTCAGCTGTATCATTAGGGAAAATAAGCATTAAGACAAAAAAAACTGTGAAAAATAATGCACATATGGCTCCTATCCAGATATAAACTTTAGGAAGGCGTATTATAAAAGAATCACCTGTGATATTTTGAATAACTTCTTCATTTTCTTTTTTTGCAATTAAAAATACAAAACTTATGATTATTGCAATAAGTACATATGATAAACTTCCCACAAAATCACATCCTTTATTAAAATAGAAAATATTAATAATAACAATTATTCTTATTTACATTATTCAAAGCTTTTTAAATTCATTAATGTATTTAAAATATGTATTTCGTCTAACTCCTACATTCACGAACCAAAGTTCGTGAATACCACTAATATTAGAAGGATTTACGAATTTTGGTTCGTGAAATCTTCCTGTAGTAGAACTCCACCTACTTAATCATTTTATCCAATAACTTTGTATATTCCTAAAACTATTTTTGCAAGATATATATTATCCTTAGTCTTTGAACTTGAATGCCCTAGAAATTCCTGTATGTATCTAAGATCAGTTCTTCATTCTACTAAATGTGTTGCAAAAATATTTTTAATCCTTTGCATGACTTATCATCATGCTTGGACACTATTAATTATCATTATATAGACGCACACGTCACCCAAAAAGAACCGTCCCCAGTGGGTGTCTATAGTCCCCAGTGGGTGTCTATAGCTATATCATAAAACACCATCTAACTCCAAACTTATCCAGAAAATCGACTAGACAGGTACTATAAAAAGTTGGTGCCATCGGAATTATCGTTTGACTTCCAGTTTTCATAATCTCATAAGCTTCTTTTAGTTCATTTTCATTATCGAAAATAACAACAATTTGTAAAGCTGAATCAACAGATAGATTTTTGTTGCCACCCCAATCACTTAACATTACTCTTTGGCCATGAATGTGCATTTCTGCATGAATTACAAATTTCTTAGGTTCTTTTTCTGAATCATATAGAATTGAATCTAACTTTGTATTAAATGCTTTCTCATAAATCTCGATGGCTTCACAACAGCTTTCATTCAAATATAACTGTTGAACTATCATAGTTATCCCTCCATTATTCATAATATAGATTAAATATAATCTAAGTAATTCAATATTACCTAGAACGTATATCCTAATAATTCCATGACTTTTTCAAGATTAATAGTGGTGGCTATCCTATTTCAAGTTGATATGCATCAAATGACCAAAAAAATTAGTAAGGTCTTTCGTATAACTCTTGCATTCACGAACCAAAGTTCGTGAATGCTACTAATATTAGTAGGATTTACGAATTTTGGTTCGTGAAATCTTCCTGTAGTAGAACCTCATCTACTTAATCATTTTATCCAATAGACTTTGTATATTTCTAAGACTATTTTTTGCAACGTGTGATATAATTCCGTAGTCTTTGGACTTGAATGGCCTAGAAACTCCTGTACGTATCTAAAACAGTCCCTTCTTCCAGTAAATGTGTTACAAAAATGTCTTTAAGTCTTGTGTACGGCTTATCATCATGTTTAAACATTATTAATTATCATTATATAGACGCACACGTCACCCAAAAAGAACCGTCCCCAGTGGGTGTCTACTATTAACAAGCTCTCCTTACAATTTATTTATTTCAACAAATAATATTGTACCACCATCCATAAAATAAAGATTATCATCATTTATAGTCATATTCCAACTTGCTTTTTCTATTGTTCTATACAAAGAATGATTAGCTGTATCCCAAATTTTCATCTCTCCACATGGAACACTTGCTGTAAAAATGTAATCATTCCATATTCCTACTAGGTAGAACATTTTTTTATGACAGTTTTTATATCTGTCAATACTGTTAAGAGTTTCTTTATCTATAATTACAATTGATAAATCTTGTGATGCGGTATATATATTGTTTTTTTTGACTATCATGCTCTTTAAATTCTTCTTATGTATTTTCGTATGTTGAACTAACTTAAAAGATGTTTTATCAACTTTTAACAATTCACCATTTACATTTCCTGCATATATGAAATCTTCTGCTTTTATTGTCCATATACTGCTATCAGAAACATTATAGTATTTCACCTGGTTTGTTTCTTTATTGATGACTGCTAATGGACCATTTCTTATTCCTGCATAAAGATTGCTATCATCAGAACAAATACCACATATATCGGAGGTCAAGTCATTACCAAGTTGCCATTCATTAACAATTGTCAGACTATCAGTATCAATCTTATAACAGGTGCAAAACTCCCTAAAAAACATAAATTTACCATCAATAATAAAATCTCTTGACTTTCCGTTCTTAGGAAACACTTCTTTTGAAGCCATAACTTTATTAGTGTTTTTATCCACTTGTATGATGTTTTTATCCGAACAAACATAAATAATGTCATCATCTATTTTCATCATATTGTTTATACCGTTTGTTTCAAAAACACTTCTAAACATAATAATCCCCCCAAATTAAATTAGATATTTGTGCTTGATAATTAAATTCATTTATTATAAAAAAATAGTAGATTACTTTTTGCATCCTCCTGCTTTATCTCTCTCAATTTTAACCTTTCTGTACTGATTTCTGGAAACACACTAAATATTTTATCCACCATAATTTTATCCCTCATTTTAATTATTATTTTGCACTATAAAAGAAGTACAAAAAAGACCCCAAACTCCATCTCCGATATTAAGGTGTCCTCTAACGCTTCGTATTTCCTACGTCTCTGAACCGGAACCGCAGAGACTTTCTTCGTAGGTGGTTGCTCGCACCCGGTGAAGGGATGTGCGCAGTTAACGGAAATATATTATGACACTACTACCTCCTATAATCCTTCACGTAATATAAATTGTGTATTAATCCAATGTACTAATATTCATAATAGAACATTATAGCGAAAATTCTAATTGATAGTCTCTTGGATCACTTTCATATAACTCTTTATTTATTTCCACTGCCTCTTTACAGCCTATCGCAAAATAAAAAGCACTTGTTTCTTCAGCCGACCCAGCACAAATATAAATTTTATCTGCTTTCCACTCTCTTGCTACATCTGTAGAAAGCATGAATAATTTTTTACCTAATCCTTCACCTCTATATTCCAATGTGATAAAAAGTTGGTCTAATAAAACGTAATTATACTTTTCACCAAAGAACTCACGATTTATGGATGCAAAGCCTAACAATCTATTATTGCTATCAAAAGCACCAATTGCGCTACCTCCATTTAAAATAGTTCCTTTCAAATTGTTGTAATGATGTTCATATCCATTTGGCCAATCTGAATCTTGGTAATTAATTTCAACTAATTGCCGTTTCCCATCCACTTCTCTCCATGCTTTTTCAATATATTGAGATGGATTCATTCCATTTATACACTCACACTCTTCTACTGTTAATTTTCTATATATAATATTTTCCATACATTTGTTTCCTCCATGTCCCCATAATATTTTTATGGTAATATTATGCAATTACATAACTTTTTACTCTTCATTAAACAATACTTAAATAAATAGCCCCGATATCATCATTTCCAATAACTCTTACATCCACAAAGTTCGTGAATACTATTAGAAGAATTTACGAACTTTGGTTCGTGAAACTTTCCTATAGTAGAACTCCTCCTACCTCATCATTTTGTCAAATAGATTTTTATATTTTCAAGACTATTTTTTGTAACATGTGATATATCTCCTTAGTTTTTGGACTTAATGCCCTAGAAAATCTTGCATCTATCTAAGATTAGCATATTCTTCTAGTAAATGTGCTACAAAAGTGTCTATAAGTCCTGTATATGGCTTATCATTATTCTTAAACACTATTAATTATCATTATATAGGCATACACGTCACCCAAAAAGAACCGCCCCTAGTGGGTGTTTAGACTCTTCTCCAACAACTACACCAGGTTACTTTATTTTAATTCGAAATCTACACTCACTATTACCACCCAATATAGTTGATAACTTATCTACCTCAAAAACTGCGTCATTTTTTAATGATTGCATAATATGTAATATACTTTGGCGTGAACATTCACAAATACAGTCTGAGCTAACATATCCAAGCTTATTTAATTCACATGTACACTCTGAAAACACCAGTTCATACGTATTTTGTGGTTCAATAACATAACCACTTCCATAATTTTTATCAGACAGACTTTCAAAAAAAATATCAAGGTCATTTCCACATTCTGAGTAAAATTCTCTATACATACCTAAAACACCTCGATTAACACAGTTTTCAGCACATTTAGAAAAAAACACAGATACTTGCGCTTCATCTAATAATTCAATCCCTTCCTCAAACCAACTAAACCATTCTTTCATGAATTCATTCATTTTATCTTACTCCTTTTTGTCTAATTATTATTCAGTATAATAAGATATAAAATCCAACACTTCTTCTTTATATCTCTCAGATTCATTAAAAAAAGCTTCAACATGGTTAGAATTCTCAAATGTAATCATTCTTTTTTCATTATGTGGTATAGCATTATGTAAATCTTTCCCCATATAATAAGGGCATACCATATCCGTTTTACTGTGTAATATCAGAGTGGGTACCATATTATTTTTCATAGCCTCCAAAATACTAACTTCCTCATATGTATACCCAAATAATATGAGGTTTGCCATACTACCCAACTTTAAAAAATATGTTGTAGGAAGTTGAACTTTTGTCCCCATTTCAATATTCCACTTTATTTCTGAATACATACTACCGAAAGAACTATCCATAATTGCAAAATCAAGATGCTGTGAAGCATGAAAACTACCTAAATAATAACCAATAGTAGCAGCCCCCATAGATTGTCCTAATACACCTATTATATTTTCTTTTGACATTTGACTTTCAATATATTCAATTACATCTTCTAGATCATCTTTTTCATAATATCCAAATGTAACTGTTTTAGCAGTATTCTCTCCATGAGCCCTCTGATCATAAAGAACAACATTATACCCATTCGCCAAGAACATTTCTGCCAGTGGAATCATTGCAGTATGATTCGTTTCATGCCAATGCACTAAAACTATTGTAGAATTGTCAAAAGAATTATCACTAAAAATATATTTGACAGGTATTTTATGCCCATATCTGGATGAAAGTTCAATATCTCTTATTTTATTACCATATTTATTATTAAAATCTAATAAATCATAATTCATATCATTTAAAAATAATTCTACTATTTCATTGGTATGCTTTTTAGTCATTCTTGAAGGAATGTACGCTAATAAAATACCAATCAATATTGAAATCATTAAAAATACCACAAGTACCATAGAACCTTTCTTAATAATTTTTTTATGTCTCATCGCTTCCCCCTTGAGTTAAATAAATAATCTGGATTTTAATCCTCTAGTGCTTAACTTGTATAATTTATTCGTGTTCCTAACGTTCCTGATCCATTGAACAATACTTAAGAACTCCACCTACTTCATCATTTTATCCAATGGACTTTGTATATTTCTAAGACTATTTCATGTAGCATGTGTATTATATCTGCGTAGTCTTTGGACTTGAATGCCCTAAAAATTCCTGTATGTATCATGCTTGGACACTATTAATTATTATTATATTGACATACGTATCACCCAAAAAGAACCGTCCTCAGTGGGTATGACATCTTTTAGATAATAAACAGTCAAGTCATACTTTATTAAAAATATTCACGCCATCTACAACCCAAAATCTATACTTTTCATCAATCATATTCAAAAAATTCTCGTACCTACCAGTCCAATTATCTGGAATATAATTTTCATATGATACTGGTTCTGGAAAATATGATAACAGCAATTTCATATCAAAATCAATATATAGAGATGGTATATAGTTAATTAACTCATTCTCCCCTATGTTTTCCACCTGTTTTCTTAATAACTCAGTTGTTATTTTATTATCATCCAACTTAAGTAAAAACTCATCTGCATTGCTTTCATTTACTATATCTATGTTAAAACGATCAGAAAAATCTTCTTCATTCGGAACTGCATATCCTTTACTAATATAAGCTAGTACAAGTTTTCTCAAATCCAAAAACCATACTTCTTTATCCGTTATGTACCAACTATATTTATTATTATACTTAACCAATACGATTATATCCTCAGCATATTTTGGCTTTAACTTCATAAACTTATCCCCTTTTCGTAAAAAAACAATATCTTTACAAAACTCTATAACCACTACATAATATTTTTCTATTTTTTATTTCAGGCATTTTACTTACATCCTCTTTCCATTCATCAAATGAATCATATTCCTCTTTTGAAATTGGATAGTACTCTGGGGTATCACAAAATCCAGTTAAGATTTCAAAGGCAAATTGTTTTCCAAAAATCCCCACACTTAAATAATTTCCTGCTTTTTTCCTTTCGTAGTCCTTATAATTCATTATGCACTTAACATCTCCTCTCACTACCTATAGATGAATAACTTCTCAAATCTTTCTCTACATAGCCAACTAAATATGGCTTATAAATCTTTTAAATCTCAAAAGATTGTAAACATGTCATATAACGGTTCCATATTTCCTCCCAACGAACGGAAATACATTGTTAGCTGATGTTGTGACTATTTAGCCGAAAATGTATTACCATATATTCAGGAACCTTTTGGTTAAATATCCGCCCAAAGAGACCAGTATGAATTCGAATTATCTTATTTAATCTGCTTTTTACATGGTGTATAAAAATCTAAGATTACATTTCCCCCTCTTTCTTCAGGAACATTAAATCTCTCATAAGAATAGTATTCCATCTCAAAAAAACCATGTGTACTGTCATATTCATATCCATTCTCTTGTATAGCTTTTGAAATATGTTCAGAAGCGTTTACGTGTATATCTCCACCATTGTCATCTTCAGTTCTTTGTATCCACCCAATAGCCATTTCACAATTTGCAATATCCCTATATTCATATCCTTCTGGGACAGGAGTGTTGTGATTTACCAATACACCTGCAAGGTAAGTATATTCTTCATCTCCTGGTTTAAAATCGCCCATCCATCCTACTCTATCAGGAGTTTTCGTAGATCGTTCAGGTAAAGTAAATAAGAAGTCTAGGCTACCATCATCAGTCATACCTGCCCACAAATCTTGTATAGTACTATCATCAATCCCTATATCTAATTTTTGAACAACTTTCTTTCCTATTACTCTTGCTTTTGCAAAAGTTAGTATATCAAATTTAACTAGTTTAGAACCCATTTTTTATCCTCCTTAAATTGTTTTGCTATCCAAATACAACTATAAACCTTTTATGTGGAATACCACGATAATACAATTATCATCTTCGATATATAACAATTTCAACTAACTCTTGCTTTCGCGAAACAAAGTTCGTGAAATCTACCTATAGTAGAACTCCACCTAATTCATCATTTTATCCAACGGACTTTGTATATTTCTAAGACTATTTCTTATAACATGTGTATATATCTGCGTAGTCTTTGGACTTAAATGCCCTAGAAATTTCTGTATGTATCTAAGATCAGTTCTTCATTCTACTAAATGTGTTGCAAAAATGTTTTTAAATCCAGTGTATGAGTTATCATCATGCTTGGATACTATTAATTATCATTATATTGACACACGCGTCACCCAAAAAGGACTGTCCCTAGTAGGTGTTTAAATTATTTCTGTCATTAAAGCTTTTTACAAATACGATTTCCTGATTTTTTGCCAAATTTAATAGTTCTTTTGCATCAATGTCTTTTTGAAAAATATCCGTAAATTTATAAACAGTAACATCTTTATCTCTTAGATAATCAAAATTATTATAGCACCAATTTATTATCATTTTAAATATATCTTCAATATGTTTTTCTACATATATATTGGCATTTTGCCTAAATGAATATTCAAATAGAACTACATTATTTTCTCTTTCAAGTATGGTAAAACAATGTGAAGGGTTATTCTCTATATCATCATCAAAAACTAAGTAATAAATATTACTTCTTAACCCCAATTTATCAAATATACTCTTTTCTAAATTTGCATAATCCCAACATATAGCTATTTTATCTTCAATAATTTTTTCTGGATCTATCAAAGTCCAATGTTTTGAATAAGTCTTGGGTCCTATATTGTTTTCTTTTTTGCCATCAATAACCATACCCCATTCAAATTTATTTTCTTTAAAAAAATTAAATAAATCTTTTTCATCTTTAATACTAAAATTTTTTATTAATTCATTTAATTTCATAATAATCTCCTTTTTGTCACCTGATTTACCTTTAAAATAGTTAATAGTTTAATACCAGTCCCCAGTGGGTATATTATTGTATAATTTCATTATAAATTCGCTGAATATCTTCACCCATGTGCTTATGTCCAGTGAAACTTAAGACACGAGGATGTCCTTTTTCAATGATATGGTCAAATTGTTTTTTGAAGATATCAACACGTTCTTCTTCTGAAAAATTTTCTTTAAAATCTTCATGAACCCTCATACCATAATCAACAAATAGTTGGTACAACTCTTTATCTGACATAGTTTGAAGGTCTTCCAACGAATAATGTTTCTCATTAACCTCTTGATTAATAAATACCATGTAAAGAACCCCTGTAAATAAAATAATAATAGTTAACAATAAAAAAATTTGATTTTTTTTCATAGAGCACCTCCTTACGATACGATGGTTTTGTCAAAGATTTAAGCACAATCTTTGGCTATACCCATTGATTTTACTTAATACATATATCAGAACTTTGCCACCCCTATCCGAACTTTGGTTCGTGAAATCTTCCTGTAGTAGAACTCCACCTATTTCATCATTTTATCAATGGACTTTGTATATTTCAAAGACTATTTTTGTAACATGTGTACATATCTTTGTAGTTTTTGGACTTGAATGTCCTAGAAGTTCCTGTATGTATCTAAGATTAGTCTCTCCTTCCAGTAAATGTGTTGCAAAATGTATTTAAATTCCGTTTATAGCTTATCATCATGCTTAGACACTATTAATTATCATTATATTGACGCACACGTCACCCAAAAAGAAGCGTTCCCAGTGGGTGCGGCAGTATATTGTTATATGTAGTAGCTTATGCATTATATATAGCGTCTTACTCGATTCATATAGTTTTTATACTCTTCTTCAAATTCTTTTATACACCATCGTTCTTCAGATAAAATAAGATAATGTACAGAAATTTGAAATATAATAAGTATAACCAATAATAGCCATGAACCCGTTAACATACTACAACCTAGAAAATACAAAAAGAAAGCTACATACATAGGATTGCGGGAAATTTTGTATAATCCGTTTATATTTAATCCATTTTGATTTGGTTTAGCGAATTGTACAATTGATATAATATATAAAATCATGCCTAAAATATATATTCCTAATCCTATGTAATTTAAAATATCAATAAGTTTAATTTTCAAAAAAACTAAACTTATCATGAGAGACAACGTTGTTATTTGATAAATCCAATAAGCTACCTTTTCTTTGCCTTCTGTTGGTGGAAAAAATGCAGCACGTCTGGCTACCTCTTTACTCAGAAAACTTAGTAAACCATAACGTATAAATATTATAGGTAGTACTAATATAAAACCATTCAAATTAAATCTCCTCCATTACATTTAATATTTGCTTAAATTGCTATTAAGTATAATGTTTGGTATTGTCGATGTTCACGCTCATGTCAGTAACATCTCTCTTTAATATATTATAGTATATATCACATTTTTTAAGAAATATTATTTTTACTTATTCAGTTTTTAATGTACGGTTATTTCTTATTAACTGCGTAATATTAATCAAGTGTGCATATTTTTTTACCTCAAAGGAATACCCTGATATGAATAAGTCAATGTCATATAACGGTTCTTGTTTGCGACGTCTTAGAGCTTTACAAGGAGTCACTCATGGCTGTAAGCGTGCGAACGCCTAATGCGTCGACTGACTCGGTTAGCGAGAAGATGTGGCGCTCACTATCCGAGGCTTCTCATGCCCCAGAGCGTCCTTGTGCAAATACAGGGTTATACGCTGTCATTAAAACCATATTAACATGCTGATTAAAACGTTTGTTTTTATCACATTGATATTTTAATAATTTTACAATTTCTTAGTCAGTTTATATGAATCAAATCCTTTTGGATCATTTTCTTTTATCATAACTACTTCATATCCTTGCTTTTCGTAAAATTCTTTTGCTTGAAATTCTACAGTTCCTGTACTTATACTATAAACACCTAGAGACTTTGCTTTTT encodes:
- a CDS encoding tyrosine-type recombinase/integrase, with translation MHFATHLLEGETNLRYIQELLGHSSPKTTKICTHVTKIVFEIYKVH
- a CDS encoding alpha/beta hydrolase, which gives rise to MRHKKIIKKGSMVLVVFLMISILIGILLAYIPSRMTKKHTNEIVELFLNDMNYDLLDFNNKYGNKIRDIELSSRYGHKIPVKYIFSDNSFDNSTIVLVHWHETNHTAMIPLAEMFLANGYNVVLYDQRAHGENTAKTVTFGYYEKDDLEDVIEYIESQMSKENIIGVLGQSMGAATIGYYLGSFHASQHLDFAIMDSSFGSMYSEIKWNIEMGTKVQLPTTYFLKLGSMANLILFGYTYEEVSILEAMKNNMVPTLILHSKTDMVCPYYMGKDLHNAIPHNEKRMITFENSNHVEAFFNESERYKEEVLDFISYYTE
- a CDS encoding VOC family protein codes for the protein MIVQQLYLNESCCEAIEIYEKAFNTKLDSILYDSEKEPKKFVIHAEMHIHGQRVMLSDWGGNKNLSVDSALQIVVIFDNENELKEAYEIMKTGSQTIIPMAPTFYSTCLVDFLDKFGVRWCFMI
- a CDS encoding GNAT family N-acetyltransferase, producing MENIIYRKLTVEECECINGMNPSQYIEKAWREVDGKRQLVEINYQDSDWPNGYEHHYNNLKGTILNGGSAIGAFDSNNRLLGFASINREFFGEKYNYVLLDQLFITLEYRGEGLGKKLFMLSTDVAREWKADKIYICAGSAEETSAFYFAIGCKEAVEINKELYESDPRDYQLEFSL
- a CDS encoding DUF6560 family protein translates to MGSLSYVLIAIIISFVFLIAKKENEEVIQNITGDSFIIRLPKVYIWIGAICALFFTVFFVLMLIFPNDTAEIWVGVVFITFILLGLFLVYTSIKWQVHVYKNYIIYRTVFGREYEFKYTEIKHVKLTQNSLKIKTDKKTFSIDSQAIGKELILQRFNENNVIVK
- a CDS encoding methyltransferase family protein; translated protein: MNGFILVLPIIFIRYGLLSFLSKEVARRAAFFPPTEGKEKVAYWIYQITTLSLMISLVFLKIKLIDILNYIGLGIYILGMILYIISIVQFAKPNQNGLNINGLYKISRNPMYVAFFLYFLGCSMLTGSWLLLVILIIFQISVHYLILSEERWCIKEFEEEYKNYMNRVRRYI